The following are encoded together in the Pseudoalteromonas shioyasakiensis genome:
- a CDS encoding chemotaxis protein CheX, whose amino-acid sequence MNVEFINPFLSSLLNVLSTMAQTELKPGKPSLKKDELARGDVSGLIGMVGPQTKGSLSITFDENLALTIMERMLGERPDTVNEEVTDMVGEITNMVTGGAKNLLGEKGYEFDMATPVVVSGKGHTIAHKCEGAKVLIPFTSADGNANIEVSFDKL is encoded by the coding sequence ATGAATGTGGAGTTCATCAACCCTTTTTTATCATCATTATTAAATGTATTGAGCACTATGGCTCAAACAGAATTAAAGCCGGGCAAACCTAGTTTAAAGAAAGACGAACTAGCCCGTGGCGATGTATCAGGTTTGATTGGTATGGTTGGCCCACAAACTAAAGGTTCACTTTCAATCACCTTTGATGAAAATTTAGCACTGACGATTATGGAAAGAATGCTAGGTGAACGCCCTGATACGGTGAACGAAGAAGTAACCGACATGGTAGGTGAAATTACTAACATGGTAACAGGTGGCGCTAAAAACCTACTTGGCGAAAAAGGCTATGAGTTTGATATGGCAACACCAGTTGTAGTGTCTGGTAAGGGACATACAATTGCACATAAATGTGAAGGCGCCAAGGTGTTAATTCCATTCACGTCTGCTGATGGTAACGCCAATATTGAAGTTAGCTTTGATAAACTATGA
- a CDS encoding transcriptional repressor has protein sequence MNIESLVSKAKQVCDNRGARFTPIREKVFRLLASAQGGVGAYDLLEQLKLTESGAKPATIYRALDFLSELGFIHKIESTNSFMLCHHFDHIHPVQLLICDSCGYVKELHSTVISHELNNLAAESGFIVSGQTIEAHGKCEKCKE, from the coding sequence ATGAATATAGAATCACTCGTCAGTAAAGCAAAACAAGTATGCGATAATCGTGGTGCACGTTTCACACCTATCCGTGAAAAAGTATTCCGCCTGTTAGCTAGTGCGCAAGGTGGTGTGGGTGCTTATGACCTATTAGAACAACTCAAATTAACTGAGTCAGGCGCAAAACCGGCCACTATTTATCGAGCGCTCGATTTCTTATCGGAACTTGGCTTTATTCATAAAATTGAAAGCACCAACTCATTTATGTTGTGCCATCATTTTGATCACATTCACCCTGTACAGTTATTAATTTGTGACAGCTGTGGTTATGTAAAAGAATTACATTCAACAGTAATTTCTCATGAACTTAATAACTTAGCGGCAGAAAGTGGGTTTATTGTCTCAGGACAAACAATTGAAGCGCACGGTAAATGCGAAAAATGCAAAGAATAA
- a CDS encoding MarC family protein, whose translation MSELLAAFIFFFAVIDPIGTVPVFIAVTRWDDAKFKRKVALKAVGVSALVLLFFVVAGELLLNAINIPLSAFQIAGGIVLLLFALSMIFGESKPETEIKSVRDSTETAIFPLAIPSIASPGAMLGAVLMTRNTEYTWYEQLITSSIMLSVLVIVLFLLLLATHVHKLIGDSGASIISRVMGLILSSVAVTNILGGIAHYFGLSVVG comes from the coding sequence ATGAGTGAATTGCTAGCTGCATTCATTTTCTTTTTTGCCGTCATTGATCCTATCGGGACCGTGCCTGTTTTTATTGCTGTTACACGCTGGGATGACGCCAAATTTAAGCGCAAAGTTGCATTAAAAGCGGTTGGTGTTTCGGCATTAGTGCTATTATTTTTTGTTGTTGCGGGCGAGTTACTTTTAAACGCGATCAATATTCCACTTTCGGCATTTCAGATTGCCGGAGGTATCGTTTTATTACTTTTTGCTTTGTCGATGATCTTCGGTGAAAGTAAACCAGAAACTGAGATCAAAAGTGTTCGAGATAGCACCGAAACCGCTATTTTCCCTTTGGCGATTCCTTCTATTGCCAGCCCCGGTGCCATGCTTGGTGCAGTACTGATGACTCGAAATACCGAATACACTTGGTATGAGCAACTTATAACCTCATCAATTATGCTTTCTGTACTAGTCATCGTACTGTTTTTATTACTGCTTGCCACGCATGTACATAAGTTAATTGGCGATAGTGGCGCAAGTATTATCAGTCGGGTGATGGGCTTAATTTTATCGTCAGTGGCGGTGACTAATATCTTAGGCGGTATCGCTCACTACTTTGGTTTGAGTGTTGTCGGCTAG
- the dusA gene encoding tRNA dihydrouridine(20/20a) synthase DusA, which produces MSTTTLNRRFSVAPMLDWTDRHCRTFHRKMTKHAVLYTEMVTTGAILFGKGDYLHFNEHEGPVALQLGGSDPEALAKCAKLAAERGYNEVNLNVGCPSDRVQNGRFGACLMAEPKLVADCVAAMKAEVTIPVTVKTRIGIDEQDSYEFLCALIEASHDVGCDDFIIHARKAWLNGLSPKENREIPPLDYPRVYQLKKDYPQLHLSLNGGVKTIADSVAHLDYVDGIMIGREAYSNPFILSEVDENIYGDEAFTLSRHQVVRSMYDYIEDEMSKGANFWHIARHMLGIFQGQPGARGFRRHLSEKGHGKAADLSVMDKALSFVPEA; this is translated from the coding sequence ATGAGCACAACGACATTAAACCGCCGTTTTTCCGTGGCACCCATGTTAGATTGGACTGATCGTCATTGTCGAACCTTTCACCGCAAAATGACTAAGCATGCTGTGCTTTACACTGAGATGGTGACAACCGGCGCTATTTTATTTGGTAAAGGCGATTACTTACACTTTAATGAGCATGAAGGGCCAGTGGCACTGCAACTTGGTGGTTCAGATCCTGAAGCGTTGGCTAAGTGTGCAAAGTTAGCCGCAGAGCGTGGCTATAATGAAGTAAATTTAAATGTCGGCTGTCCGTCTGATCGTGTGCAAAATGGTCGTTTTGGTGCTTGTTTAATGGCTGAGCCTAAACTGGTTGCTGACTGCGTTGCTGCAATGAAAGCCGAAGTGACTATTCCTGTTACTGTTAAAACGCGCATTGGTATTGATGAGCAAGACTCGTATGAGTTTTTATGTGCTTTAATTGAAGCGAGTCATGATGTTGGCTGTGATGACTTTATTATTCATGCGCGTAAAGCGTGGTTAAATGGCTTAAGCCCAAAAGAGAATCGTGAGATCCCACCTCTTGATTACCCGCGGGTTTACCAGTTGAAAAAAGATTATCCGCAACTTCACTTAAGCTTAAATGGTGGCGTGAAAACAATTGCTGATAGCGTAGCTCACCTTGATTATGTTGATGGCATTATGATTGGTCGTGAGGCGTATAGTAATCCGTTTATTTTGTCTGAGGTCGACGAAAACATTTATGGTGATGAAGCCTTTACGCTAAGTCGTCATCAGGTTGTGCGCTCGATGTATGACTATATTGAAGATGAAATGAGCAAAGGCGCTAACTTTTGGCATATTGCTCGCCATATGTTGGGGATTTTTCAAGGCCAACCTGGTGCGCGTGGTTTTAGACGCCATCTCTCAGAAAAAGGCCATGGTAAAGCGGCCGATTTATCTGTTATGGATAAAGCCTTAAGTTTTGTCCCAGAAGCCTAA
- a CDS encoding PspA/IM30 family protein, producing MGVLNRVNDIIQANLSAALDKAEDPEKLLNLLVQEMQDALTECRATAATFLTQEKQMKREIAAKQAKVADWQAKAEKALSKDRDDLAKAALVEKQRLTTEIEAQQAEMDKVAESLAKLTEDCQRLQNKLADAKAKQLTYMQKERVVTARLKVKEQLHSSKVEDALARFDYLEQRVENIESQVEAYELTQSDAANSTAAQIAALEKDEAIDKELADLKATMKQSA from the coding sequence ATGGGTGTATTAAATCGCGTAAATGACATTATTCAGGCAAACCTTTCTGCAGCATTAGACAAAGCTGAAGATCCTGAAAAGTTACTTAATCTACTCGTGCAAGAAATGCAGGATGCACTGACTGAATGCCGTGCAACTGCTGCGACATTTTTAACGCAAGAAAAGCAAATGAAGCGTGAAATTGCAGCGAAACAAGCGAAAGTAGCTGACTGGCAAGCGAAAGCAGAAAAAGCGTTGAGTAAAGATCGTGATGATCTTGCCAAAGCAGCATTAGTTGAAAAGCAGCGTTTAACGACAGAAATCGAAGCGCAACAAGCTGAAATGGATAAAGTGGCAGAGTCACTCGCTAAATTGACAGAAGATTGTCAGCGTTTACAAAACAAGCTTGCAGATGCAAAAGCCAAACAGCTGACTTACATGCAAAAAGAACGCGTTGTTACAGCACGCTTAAAAGTAAAAGAGCAGCTGCATAGCAGTAAAGTTGAAGATGCATTAGCGCGTTTTGACTACTTAGAGCAGCGCGTTGAAAACATTGAGTCGCAAGTTGAAGCGTATGAACTGACACAAAGTGATGCTGCAAATTCAACAGCAGCACAAATCGCTGCCCTTGAAAAAGATGAAGCAATCGATAAAGAGCTTGCTGACTTGAAAGCAACGATGAAGCAGTCGGCTTAG
- a CDS encoding PspC domain-containing protein, with product MNTYHTSTRWYRDLSNKKISGVCSGLAARLGFPVWSTRLVMIILLIQMPLLIGVGYLVAHCTLPVKGY from the coding sequence ATGAATACTTATCACACATCGACTCGTTGGTACCGTGATCTAAGTAACAAAAAGATCTCGGGTGTGTGTAGCGGACTCGCTGCGCGCTTGGGCTTCCCTGTATGGTCAACACGTTTGGTAATGATCATATTACTTATTCAAATGCCGCTGTTAATAGGCGTGGGTTATTTAGTGGCTCATTGCACTTTACCAGTGAAAGGTTACTAG
- a CDS encoding copper chaperone PCu(A)C: MKLWPALSFFTASLVFSTFSSAHSGHDHSDVAEVTVSNAQVREFLPASKASVAYLTITNPSEHATVLTKAELDGLGRVEIHQHTHVDGMMKMEQVLSLKIDGHSSVEFKPGGYHLMVFEPEDQLKAGQERKLTLYFNDGNRVFTQAKVVSLQEMSEQASQKSKEHSHH; the protein is encoded by the coding sequence ATGAAACTGTGGCCCGCACTCTCTTTTTTTACCGCAAGTTTAGTCTTTAGTACTTTTTCATCTGCCCATAGTGGCCATGACCATAGCGATGTTGCCGAAGTAACCGTAAGCAACGCGCAGGTACGTGAATTTTTACCAGCCAGTAAAGCCAGTGTGGCTTATTTAACTATTACCAACCCAAGTGAGCATGCAACAGTGTTAACTAAAGCTGAGCTTGATGGTTTAGGACGCGTTGAAATTCATCAGCATACTCATGTTGATGGCATGATGAAAATGGAGCAGGTTTTATCATTAAAAATTGATGGTCACAGCAGTGTTGAGTTTAAACCAGGTGGTTATCACTTAATGGTGTTTGAACCTGAAGATCAGTTAAAAGCAGGGCAAGAGCGCAAACTCACGCTATATTTTAATGATGGCAATCGCGTTTTTACTCAAGCTAAAGTTGTGTCTTTACAAGAAATGTCTGAACAGGCATCACAAAAAAGTAAAGAGCACTCACATCACTAG
- a CDS encoding DUF2333 family protein, whose product MSEHKGKIASALLIILIIFYAIAVYWSSEPARMDVVGKAKQEAQMRGEKFVTGYTTTTTLINVASTLLNKPGGYLSNDMMPPSVMMDNMPAWEYGALEMTRDLVLSMRKDFSRSQSQSTEHEALKKAQPQFNISSVAWAWPSAETEYQKGIDLLVVYRTQIADQNDRDSQFYARADNLRGWLKEAEKRLGSLSQRLSASVGQDRLNTDLAGDTAAHQATYTPLQSQVKTSWWQIDDVFYESRGATWALLHFLQAVEYDFADVLEKKNARVSLQQIIRELEATQETVWSPMILNGSGFGFVANHSLVMANYISRANAALIELSELLAQG is encoded by the coding sequence ATGTCTGAGCATAAAGGAAAAATAGCCAGTGCATTACTTATTATATTAATTATTTTTTATGCGATTGCTGTTTACTGGAGTAGTGAACCGGCTCGTATGGATGTTGTTGGCAAGGCCAAACAAGAAGCGCAAATGCGCGGCGAAAAGTTTGTCACCGGCTACACAACAACGACTACATTGATCAATGTGGCAAGTACATTATTAAATAAACCTGGCGGCTATTTATCTAACGATATGATGCCACCAAGTGTGATGATGGATAACATGCCGGCGTGGGAATATGGCGCACTTGAGATGACCCGTGATTTAGTGTTGTCGATGCGAAAAGATTTCAGCCGTTCGCAGTCTCAATCAACTGAGCACGAAGCACTTAAAAAAGCACAGCCGCAATTTAATATTAGCTCTGTTGCCTGGGCATGGCCTAGCGCAGAAACTGAATATCAAAAGGGTATCGATTTACTGGTTGTGTACCGAACTCAAATTGCGGATCAGAACGATCGTGATAGCCAATTCTATGCCCGTGCAGATAACTTACGTGGTTGGTTAAAAGAAGCTGAAAAGCGCTTAGGCAGTTTAAGTCAGCGTTTAAGCGCAAGTGTTGGCCAAGATCGTTTAAACACTGATTTAGCTGGCGATACTGCGGCTCATCAAGCAACATACACCCCTTTGCAAAGCCAAGTGAAAACATCTTGGTGGCAAATTGATGATGTGTTTTATGAATCGCGTGGTGCAACGTGGGCATTACTGCACTTTTTACAAGCGGTTGAATATGATTTTGCTGATGTTTTAGAAAAGAAAAACGCTCGTGTTAGTCTGCAACAAATTATTCGTGAATTAGAGGCCACGCAAGAAACTGTGTGGAGCCCAATGATCTTAAATGGCAGTGGCTTTGGTTTTGTTGCTAACCACTCATTGGTCATGGCGAATTATATTTCTCGAGCCAATGCGGCTCTAATTGAACTTAGCGAACTTTTAGCGCAAGGATAA
- a CDS encoding TIGR04219 family outer membrane beta-barrel protein, with protein sequence MKKYCLAAALSMACLAPTAQADTLLGLYLGVDGWQSDNSGSFAQDGNLQSFKFDDETFTSYYAALEHPVPLVPNIKLKYTELELNGDTTLDETFSFGGSDYVVGTQVGTVSDLSHVDYILYYEIFDNDLVSIDLGVNAKQFDGEITVTGTSQDGGPSTTERVDFSGFVPLVYGRAEVGLPLTGLSVFFEGSLLAIDDSKVQDYQAGIAYALLDNLAIDMDIKAGYRSMTLELDDIDDIYTDLDASGPFAGIQIHF encoded by the coding sequence ATGAAAAAGTACTGTTTAGCAGCTGCCCTTTCAATGGCCTGTTTAGCTCCAACAGCGCAAGCTGATACATTATTAGGTTTATACCTAGGTGTTGATGGCTGGCAATCAGATAACAGCGGTAGTTTTGCTCAAGACGGAAATCTACAAAGCTTTAAATTTGATGATGAAACGTTTACGAGCTACTACGCAGCACTTGAGCACCCAGTCCCGTTAGTACCAAACATTAAACTAAAATACACTGAACTTGAGTTAAATGGTGATACAACACTTGATGAAACGTTTAGTTTTGGTGGTTCAGATTACGTTGTAGGTACACAAGTAGGCACAGTGAGTGACTTATCACATGTTGACTACATCTTATATTACGAAATCTTTGATAATGATTTGGTTTCAATTGATTTAGGTGTAAATGCTAAACAATTTGATGGTGAAATTACGGTAACAGGTACATCGCAAGATGGTGGTCCAAGCACAACTGAGCGCGTTGATTTTTCTGGTTTCGTACCTTTAGTGTATGGCCGTGCTGAAGTTGGCTTACCGTTAACGGGTTTAAGCGTTTTCTTTGAAGGTAGCTTACTGGCTATCGACGATAGCAAAGTTCAAGACTACCAAGCGGGTATTGCATACGCTTTACTTGATAACCTAGCAATCGATATGGACATTAAAGCGGGTTACCGCTCAATGACTTTAGAGCTTGATGATATTGATGATATCTACACAGATTTAGATGCATCGGGTCCATTTGCGGGTATTCAAATCCACTTCTAA
- a CDS encoding TIGR03899 family protein, which yields MTVKAAQARVNLANIIENQLGYPIHKASSARINHASDDSYSAQGQQQLAYQIKAQASLLERAQTRQEIQFIKRQENIETIMAMAMAFCPDVTGQQQPDFDWIERFISLCEDTANSSMQKLWAKILAGETVSPGTFSIKSLQTLKHMTQREADALQRCTSLCGFNEKDNSHLILLGFYKKPSLFDLLRKGNKVSFNLGKTPVSFPDILTLMDINLLYRKEIESAVLKAGQELILSFMNQRLVLKAKSNDLVLSYYKFTQTGDELRKLIASPINKAYKQILSTSLEDEFEVSWQALK from the coding sequence ATGACAGTGAAAGCAGCTCAGGCGAGAGTTAATCTTGCTAATATCATAGAAAACCAGCTTGGCTACCCGATTCATAAGGCATCATCGGCTAGGATCAACCATGCAAGTGATGATAGCTACTCAGCACAAGGTCAACAGCAGTTAGCTTATCAAATTAAAGCACAAGCAAGCCTTTTAGAGCGCGCTCAAACTCGCCAAGAAATTCAATTCATTAAGCGCCAAGAAAATATCGAAACTATTATGGCGATGGCTATGGCGTTTTGCCCCGATGTTACGGGCCAACAACAGCCCGATTTTGATTGGATAGAGCGCTTTATTAGTTTATGTGAAGACACAGCTAATTCTTCAATGCAAAAGCTATGGGCAAAAATACTCGCAGGTGAAACCGTATCACCGGGCACTTTTTCGATTAAAAGCCTACAAACCCTTAAACATATGACACAGCGTGAAGCAGATGCCCTTCAGCGCTGTACATCCCTGTGTGGCTTCAATGAAAAAGACAATAGCCACCTAATTTTACTTGGCTTTTACAAAAAACCTTCGCTGTTTGATTTGCTTAGAAAAGGTAACAAGGTGTCTTTTAATTTAGGGAAAACTCCTGTTAGCTTTCCTGACATTCTTACTCTGATGGATATTAACTTACTGTATCGAAAAGAAATCGAGTCAGCGGTTTTAAAAGCAGGCCAAGAACTAATACTGAGCTTTATGAATCAACGCTTGGTTTTAAAAGCAAAAAGTAATGACTTAGTACTTAGCTATTATAAGTTCACACAAACGGGTGACGAGTTAAGAAAGCTAATCGCATCGCCAATAAATAAGGCTTATAAGCAGATACTTTCAACATCATTAGAAGATGAATTTGAAGTTAGCTGGCAAGCTTTAAAATAA
- a CDS encoding SRPBCC family protein — protein sequence MLSPQYTVHKSIKVNASSAEVASLVGDFNQWPKWQPWQAVDPSIEFTIAEPSQGVGAHQFWQSRFGEGEMTITQLDNSQLSFNILFNKEHIAQGTIRYLPEGDNVNIECSLKGEVNTPIIGGYLALLSQYILNNTVKLALNNIKTHAQLATTGKDSVTDDSESSSGES from the coding sequence ATGCTTTCACCGCAATATACCGTTCACAAATCAATTAAAGTGAATGCGAGCAGTGCTGAGGTTGCGAGCCTTGTTGGCGACTTTAATCAATGGCCCAAATGGCAACCATGGCAGGCTGTCGACCCGAGTATCGAATTTACCATTGCAGAACCTAGCCAAGGAGTGGGTGCACATCAATTTTGGCAAAGTCGCTTTGGCGAAGGTGAAATGACCATCACCCAACTCGACAACAGCCAGCTTTCATTTAATATCTTATTCAATAAAGAACACATTGCCCAAGGCACAATCCGCTATTTACCTGAAGGCGATAACGTTAACATTGAGTGTTCACTTAAAGGTGAGGTCAACACCCCTATTATTGGTGGCTACCTTGCTTTACTAAGCCAGTATATTCTCAATAACACAGTAAAACTGGCGCTCAATAACATCAAAACTCATGCGCAGTTAGCAACAACAGGCAAGGACAGTGTGACCGATGACAGTGAAAGCAGCTCAGGCGAGAGTTAA
- a CDS encoding bifunctional diguanylate cyclase/phosphodiesterase produces MASESNDFLFSDQDDEQLVDETVSDFWDVLIVDDDPEIHSVTKLALSGVEFWDKGLRFHHAYSGAEALELLKNDHSISVILLDVVMESDDAGLQVVKQVRECLNNHNVRIILRTGQPGYAPEEKVIREYDINDYKTKTELTRSKLITSLVTAIRSYEQVCQLEFQSRALNNILYASKAILGFTDIKAFSMAVIKQLSIILDCEPQGLLCGSIEDDNQVYVLGGCAEYNEFIGQGIEQLDDGRIIMQVNNCLAQVEHQHTDVDSTYLLKSKNRQAAIYLETEHTPSPSQLQFAEIFLTNVSVGLDNVRLFNRLRDAAYKDVLTGLSNRNDFMDKVERYYQPGKSDYVFLLIDVAQFSDINNGLGQEIGNLLLNAIVDRLHQEYPNAELLSRIGADVFGLLLPVAECDVELLREHLSLPFNAGEHILPINFKIGLCYQGDFLQAGIETLKLGYIALNQAKKQSSEMVVTYTPDMEEQMAWRLGIIRQLRQDFEQRKLEVWFQPQLDLNTLEIIGCEALLRWPSGNGQYISPAIFVPMAEDAGLIVDIGQWVLEQACMQQKRLEAMGFAISIAVNVSVPQFKVKGYAQQVKDTLIKYDVKPQFIELEVTESVVMDELANVITTLKELKEFGIEIAIDDFGTGFSSLSYLQKLPLDRLKIDRDFIKDLPGQDCQAIAALIISLGARLGLKTIAEGVETQAQADYLAQLGCDEVQGFMYAKPMPEKELITYLQAKQ; encoded by the coding sequence ATGGCATCAGAGAGTAACGACTTTTTGTTTAGTGACCAAGATGACGAACAGTTAGTGGATGAAACTGTTTCTGATTTTTGGGACGTATTAATTGTCGATGATGATCCAGAAATACATTCAGTTACTAAGCTTGCTCTTTCAGGTGTTGAGTTCTGGGACAAAGGGCTGCGATTCCATCATGCCTACTCAGGTGCAGAAGCGCTCGAATTACTTAAAAATGACCATTCGATTTCGGTAATTCTCCTTGATGTGGTTATGGAGTCAGATGATGCTGGCTTGCAAGTTGTAAAGCAGGTTAGAGAGTGCCTCAATAATCACAATGTGCGTATTATTTTACGTACCGGGCAACCAGGCTATGCACCTGAAGAAAAAGTGATCCGCGAATACGATATCAACGACTACAAAACAAAAACAGAACTAACACGCAGTAAGCTTATCACCTCCCTTGTTACTGCTATTCGCTCTTATGAGCAAGTATGTCAGCTCGAATTTCAAAGCCGCGCGTTAAATAATATTTTGTATGCATCTAAGGCTATTCTTGGCTTTACTGATATAAAAGCTTTTTCGATGGCAGTGATTAAGCAGCTCTCAATTATTTTAGATTGCGAACCGCAAGGTTTACTGTGTGGTTCTATCGAAGATGATAATCAGGTTTATGTTTTAGGTGGTTGTGCTGAATATAATGAGTTTATTGGCCAAGGTATTGAGCAGCTTGATGATGGCCGTATTATCATGCAAGTTAACAACTGCCTAGCCCAAGTTGAGCATCAGCACACCGATGTAGACAGTACGTATTTATTAAAAAGCAAAAACCGCCAAGCAGCTATTTACTTAGAAACCGAGCACACACCAAGTCCTTCGCAACTCCAATTTGCAGAGATATTTTTGACTAATGTTAGTGTTGGTCTTGATAATGTTAGGTTGTTCAACCGGTTACGTGATGCAGCTTATAAAGATGTTTTAACTGGCTTATCGAATCGTAACGATTTTATGGATAAAGTGGAGCGTTACTACCAGCCGGGTAAAAGTGATTATGTCTTTTTATTAATTGATGTTGCGCAATTCTCAGATATTAACAATGGCTTAGGGCAAGAGATTGGTAACTTATTACTAAATGCCATTGTTGATAGGCTACATCAAGAATACCCAAATGCAGAGCTGCTCTCGCGCATTGGTGCAGATGTATTTGGTTTACTGTTACCAGTTGCTGAGTGTGACGTTGAGTTACTACGCGAGCACTTAAGTTTGCCGTTCAATGCTGGTGAACACATTTTACCAATCAACTTTAAAATTGGTTTATGTTATCAAGGTGACTTCCTGCAAGCAGGGATCGAGACCTTAAAACTGGGCTACATTGCGCTTAACCAAGCTAAAAAACAATCTTCTGAAATGGTGGTGACGTATACCCCAGATATGGAAGAGCAAATGGCCTGGCGTTTAGGGATCATCAGACAGCTTCGTCAAGATTTTGAGCAGCGTAAATTAGAGGTTTGGTTTCAGCCGCAACTTGATTTAAACACTCTTGAAATCATTGGCTGTGAAGCGCTACTGCGTTGGCCGTCAGGTAATGGTCAGTATATTTCGCCGGCGATTTTCGTGCCTATGGCTGAAGATGCCGGTTTAATTGTTGATATTGGTCAATGGGTGCTAGAGCAGGCATGTATGCAACAAAAGCGTCTCGAAGCTATGGGCTTTGCAATTAGTATTGCCGTGAATGTTTCAGTGCCGCAATTTAAAGTTAAAGGCTATGCGCAGCAAGTTAAAGACACTTTAATTAAGTACGATGTAAAGCCGCAGTTTATTGAACTCGAAGTGACCGAAAGTGTGGTTATGGATGAACTCGCAAACGTGATCACTACATTAAAAGAGCTAAAAGAGTTTGGTATCGAGATTGCAATTGACGACTTTGGTACAGGGTTCTCATCGTTAAGTTACTTGCAAAAACTGCCACTAGACAGACTCAAAATTGATCGTGACTTTATTAAAGACTTACCAGGTCAAGATTGTCAGGCTATTGCTGCGTTAATTATTTCTCTCGGCGCAAGGTTAGGCTTAAAAACCATTGCAGAAGGGGTCGAAACCCAAGCGCAAGCAGATTATTTAGCCCAGCTTGGCTGTGATGAAGTGCAAGGCTTTATGTACGCTAAGCCTATGCCAGAAAAAGAGTTAATTACCTACCTGCAAGCTAAACAATAG